The Accipiter gentilis chromosome 9, bAccGen1.1, whole genome shotgun sequence genome includes a region encoding these proteins:
- the ATP5MK gene encoding ATP synthase membrane subunit K, mitochondrial, with protein MAGHDSGSQHQFTGFQKYFNSYTITGRRNYVLATYTSIAMLILYFKLRPKKKTPAVADK; from the exons ATGGCTGGCCATGACTCAGGATCTCAACACCAGTTCACTGGTTTTCAGAAGTACTTCAATTCCTATACCATCACAGGCAGAAGGAAT TATGTCCTAGCAACATACACCAGTATTGCAATGCTCATCTTGTATTTCAAGCTTAGACCTAAAAAGAAAACTCCTGCTGTGGCAGATAAGTAA